A genomic stretch from Pseudomonas mendocina includes:
- a CDS encoding metal ABC transporter ATPase yields the protein MPRTLISKEPGHFKTRQLFVEASPDALVYQAVGMPLNFSQMLEKRKTVEVPNNQRFAVQLANLGVSVRLTLSWQGRDYWVLVRQRRADRGDIVLKLISGYVPSHELNLPLHTALQEVAEECLLETPEGWLSGRYGETWLPTPYQKTLRYRETTHFTLHTLSGSARPVQCENLKLLERPRAYVHLPTASLQLVYDLRLELPKEIRQLTLLHVDEQVESGQLVARLNRTRPDLFLIPLENGRPRPELLTLKKGQLIAASTRGIWLSEGFAAQDGWVVADERIRWKDWMAGLSN from the coding sequence ATGCCACGGACCCTGATCAGTAAAGAACCTGGTCACTTCAAGACCCGCCAGTTGTTTGTCGAAGCCAGCCCCGACGCTCTGGTCTATCAAGCAGTGGGCATGCCTCTGAACTTTTCCCAGATGCTGGAAAAGCGCAAAACCGTTGAAGTCCCGAACAACCAGCGTTTCGCCGTACAGCTGGCCAACCTCGGCGTGTCCGTGCGCCTGACCCTAAGCTGGCAAGGCCGCGACTATTGGGTGTTGGTGCGCCAACGCCGGGCAGACCGTGGCGACATCGTACTCAAACTGATCTCCGGCTACGTCCCCAGCCATGAGCTGAATCTGCCCCTGCACACCGCCTTGCAGGAAGTCGCCGAAGAATGCCTGCTGGAGACCCCAGAAGGCTGGCTCAGCGGCCGCTATGGCGAAACTTGGCTACCCACGCCCTATCAGAAAACCCTGCGCTACCGCGAAACCACCCACTTTACCCTGCACACCCTCTCAGGCTCCGCACGACCAGTACAGTGTGAAAACCTCAAATTACTGGAGCGTCCCCGTGCCTACGTGCACTTGCCGACTGCCTCGCTGCAACTGGTTTACGACTTGCGCCTGGAGCTGCCGAAAGAGATCCGCCAACTCACCCTGCTGCATGTGGATGAGCAGGTCGAAAGCGGCCAGCTGGTTGCCCGCCTCAACCGGACACGGCCTGACTTGTTCCTGATCCCTCTGGAGAACGGCCGCCCTCGTCCCGAGCTGCTGACCCTGAAAAAAGGCCAACTGATCGCTGCGAGCACGCGCGGCATTTGGCTATCGGAAGGTTTTGCCGCTCAGGACGGCTGGGTGGTAGCTGACGAGCGTATCCGCTGGAAAGACTGGATGGCGGGCCTCAGCAACTGA
- the hldE gene encoding bifunctional D-glycero-beta-D-manno-heptose-7-phosphate kinase/D-glycero-beta-D-manno-heptose 1-phosphate adenylyltransferase HldE, whose product MKLTMPHFDQASVLVVGDVMLDRYWHGGTSRISPEAPVPVVKVEEMEDRPGGAANVALNIAALGAAATLIGVTGEDEAASSLRAKLQNVGIKTQFQTIKDQPTIVKLRVMSRHQQLLRMDFEEPFRTDTGAIAASVELQLDGVKVLVLSDYGKGALQNHQELVQLALKKGITVLADPKGKDFSIYRGASLITPNLSEFEAIVGRCHSDEELVTKGLKLVADLELGALLVTRSENGMSLLRPEHPPLHLAAKAREVFDVTGAGDTVISTLAACLAAGEPLENAVALANLAASIVVGKLGTAAISAPELRRAIHREAGSQSGALELDQLLLAVEDARAHGEKIVFTNGCFDILHAGHVTYLEQARAQGDRLVLAVNDDASVSRLKGPERPINSVDRRMAVLAGLGAVDWVVSFSEDTPENLLKAIRPDVLVKGGDYTVDQVVGADIVRAYGGEVRVLGLVENSSTTAIVNKIRKQ is encoded by the coding sequence ATGAAATTGACCATGCCGCATTTCGATCAGGCCAGCGTTCTGGTTGTGGGCGATGTCATGCTGGATCGTTACTGGCATGGCGGCACGTCGCGGATTTCTCCCGAGGCCCCAGTGCCGGTGGTCAAGGTTGAGGAGATGGAGGACCGTCCTGGCGGCGCGGCCAATGTGGCGCTGAACATCGCGGCTCTCGGTGCGGCTGCCACCCTCATCGGCGTGACCGGTGAGGATGAAGCCGCCAGCAGCTTGCGCGCCAAGTTGCAAAACGTTGGTATCAAGACTCAGTTCCAAACCATCAAGGATCAGCCCACGATCGTTAAGCTGCGGGTGATGAGCCGTCACCAGCAGTTGCTGCGCATGGACTTTGAAGAGCCGTTCCGTACTGATACGGGCGCTATCGCCGCCAGTGTGGAGTTGCAACTGGACGGCGTTAAAGTGCTGGTGCTGTCTGACTACGGCAAGGGCGCTTTGCAGAATCACCAGGAGCTGGTGCAGCTGGCTCTGAAAAAAGGCATTACGGTACTGGCTGACCCTAAAGGTAAAGACTTTTCCATCTACCGCGGTGCCAGCCTGATCACCCCAAATCTCAGCGAGTTCGAAGCGATTGTTGGCCGTTGCCACAGCGATGAAGAACTGGTCACGAAGGGCCTGAAGCTTGTTGCCGATCTTGAGCTAGGCGCGTTGTTGGTGACCCGCAGCGAAAACGGCATGAGCTTGCTGCGCCCTGAGCATCCGCCACTGCATCTGGCTGCTAAAGCACGCGAAGTGTTCGATGTGACCGGCGCTGGTGACACCGTGATTTCTACACTGGCCGCGTGCCTGGCTGCCGGTGAACCGCTGGAGAATGCCGTTGCTCTAGCGAATCTGGCCGCCAGTATTGTGGTGGGAAAGCTTGGCACGGCGGCGATCAGCGCCCCTGAGCTGCGGCGGGCTATTCACCGCGAGGCAGGCTCGCAAAGTGGAGCGTTGGAGCTGGATCAACTGCTGCTGGCGGTTGAAGATGCCCGTGCCCATGGTGAGAAAATCGTCTTCACCAATGGCTGTTTCGACATTCTGCATGCCGGCCACGTGACCTATCTGGAGCAGGCCCGTGCCCAGGGTGATCGTCTTGTGCTGGCGGTAAATGATGATGCGTCGGTCTCTCGACTCAAAGGCCCGGAGCGCCCGATCAACAGTGTCGACCGACGTATGGCGGTGTTGGCCGGTTTAGGCGCTGTGGACTGGGTGGTGAGCTTCAGCGAAGACACCCCGGAAAACCTGCTGAAAGCGATCAGGCCCGATGTGCTGGTCAAAGGTGGTGATTACACCGTTGATCAGGTTGTCGGTGCCGATATCGTTCGTGCATACGGTGGTGAAGTGCGCGTGTTGGGGCTGGTGGAAAATAGCTCGACCACGGCCATCGTGAACAAAATCCGTAAGCAGTAA